In Cupriavidus basilensis, the following proteins share a genomic window:
- a CDS encoding molybdopterin-dependent oxidoreductase — MGRGHQSVPPQPGRRGALRSLGALGAGAALTHPALQALAATAADARIELPFENGERELVAFPQKRPLILLTSRPPQLETPFGVFNEGPITPNDAFFVRYHWSGIPTSIDPQTYRLRVGGKVNAPLELSLDEIKRLATPVDLVAVNQCSGNSRGFFSPRANGGQLGNGAMGNARWTGVPLKALLDKAGVQAGAMQVSFDGIDHPPLQGGPDFVKALAIDHALDGEVMLAWAMNGADLPMLNGYPLRLIVPGYYGTYWVKHLADIQVLDKPFDGFWMNAAYRIPDNPCACVAPGTAPAHTVPINRFNVRSFITSVADGGRVPAGRQTVLRGIAFDGGHGVDEVALSTDGGRTWRAAQLGKDLGRYSFREWTAAFTPPRKGEYELKVRASNRIGQSQPLTALWNPAGYMRNVVETTRVVAA; from the coding sequence ATGGGCCGAGGCCATCAATCCGTACCCCCGCAGCCAGGCCGCCGCGGCGCGCTGCGCTCGCTCGGCGCGCTGGGCGCCGGCGCCGCGCTGACCCACCCGGCGCTGCAAGCGCTGGCGGCCACCGCCGCCGATGCGCGCATCGAGTTGCCGTTCGAGAACGGCGAGCGCGAACTGGTGGCCTTCCCCCAGAAGCGCCCGCTGATCCTGCTGACCAGCCGGCCGCCACAGCTGGAAACCCCGTTTGGCGTGTTCAACGAGGGCCCGATCACGCCCAACGATGCCTTCTTCGTGCGTTACCACTGGAGCGGCATCCCCACCAGCATCGATCCGCAAACCTACCGGCTGCGCGTAGGCGGCAAGGTCAACGCCCCGCTGGAACTCTCTCTTGACGAGATCAAGCGCCTGGCCACCCCGGTGGACCTGGTGGCGGTCAACCAGTGCTCGGGCAACAGCCGGGGCTTTTTCTCGCCGCGCGCCAACGGCGGGCAACTCGGCAACGGCGCCATGGGCAATGCGCGCTGGACCGGCGTGCCCCTGAAAGCGCTGCTGGACAAGGCCGGCGTGCAAGCCGGCGCCATGCAGGTGAGCTTTGACGGCATCGACCACCCGCCGCTGCAAGGCGGCCCGGACTTCGTCAAGGCACTGGCCATCGACCACGCGCTCGACGGCGAGGTCATGCTCGCCTGGGCCATGAACGGCGCGGACCTGCCCATGCTCAACGGCTATCCGCTGCGCCTGATCGTGCCGGGTTACTACGGCACCTACTGGGTCAAGCACCTGGCCGATATCCAGGTGCTGGACAAGCCGTTCGACGGGTTCTGGATGAACGCGGCCTATCGCATCCCCGACAATCCCTGCGCCTGCGTGGCGCCCGGCACGGCCCCCGCGCACACCGTGCCGATCAACCGCTTCAACGTGCGCTCTTTCATCACCAGCGTGGCCGATGGCGGCAGGGTGCCGGCCGGACGCCAGACCGTGCTGCGTGGCATCGCCTTCGACGGCGGCCATGGCGTTGACGAGGTGGCCCTGTCGACGGACGGCGGGCGCACCTGGCGCGCGGCGCAACTGGGCAAGGACCTGGGCCGCTACTCCTTTCGCGAATGGACGGCGGCGTTTACGCCGCCAAGGAAGGGCGAATACGAACTGAAGGTGCGCGCCAGCAACCGCATCGGCCAGAGCCAGCCGCTCACCGCGCTGTGGAACCCCGCCGGCTACATGCGCAACGTGGTGGAAACCACGCGCGTGGTGGCAGCATGA
- a CDS encoding c-type cytochrome, with amino-acid sequence MQYAKPLRRHGGIVALALYAAGMTSAAQALEITLPPETARYTPSDLPGFRLVQQNCMTCHSAQYVLTQPPSSPRGYWEATVKKMKKPFGAPFADEDIPAMVDYLTKTYGAERTAYAAASAAQGSAPAPAAPAVVAGSHDPQALLAANGCTACHAVDKKVVGPAFKEVAAKYANQPGAAALVAQNIRAGGAGKWGQVPMPAYAALTKEDLQSLAGWILGR; translated from the coding sequence ATGCAATACGCCAAGCCCTTGCGCCGCCACGGCGGGATCGTTGCCCTTGCCCTGTACGCTGCCGGCATGACGAGCGCCGCGCAGGCACTGGAAATCACGCTGCCGCCGGAGACCGCGCGCTACACGCCGAGCGACCTCCCCGGCTTTCGCCTGGTGCAGCAGAACTGCATGACCTGCCACTCCGCGCAGTACGTGCTGACGCAACCGCCATCGTCGCCGCGCGGCTACTGGGAGGCGACGGTCAAGAAAATGAAGAAGCCCTTCGGCGCGCCGTTCGCGGATGAAGACATCCCCGCCATGGTCGACTACCTGACCAAGACCTATGGCGCGGAACGCACGGCCTACGCTGCGGCGAGCGCGGCGCAAGGCAGCGCGCCAGCGCCGGCCGCCCCTGCCGTGGTCGCCGGCAGCCATGATCCCCAGGCCCTGCTCGCGGCCAATGGCTGCACCGCCTGCCACGCCGTCGACAAGAAGGTGGTGGGGCCCGCGTTCAAGGAGGTCGCGGCAAAGTACGCGAACCAGCCGGGCGCCGCTGCGCTGGTGGCGCAGAACATCCGCGCGGGCGGCGCGGGCAAGTGGGGGCAAGTGCCAATGCCAGCCTATGCCGCGCTCACCAAGGAAGACCTGCAAAGCCTGGCGGGGTGGATCCTCGGCCGCTGA
- a CDS encoding PLP-dependent aminotransferase family protein codes for MASVGKANTFWNRLLQLSSDSGVSLQAQLRQQLVSAILARQLPEGSALPSSRELAATLGIARNTVILAFQQLVEERFLETRPRRGYFVVEQLPSAARPGSAPAPATGAASPEDAGEGGPDWDARLPDMTGKRAIVKPSEWQNYPYPFIYGQFDPALFPTADWRECSRMALAVLEIRGWASDLIDRDDPLLIEQLQKHILPRRGVWANPDEIMVTMGAQNALYLLADLLMQGTRVGLEEPGYNDARHIFGMRAREVVPLAVDESGLCPDDALAQCDYAFITPSYQCPTTVTMPLERRETLLREARRHDVVLIEDDYDTENPALTQPIPALKSLDRDGRVIYVGSLSKSFVPGIRLGYIVAPAAVIRQARALRRFMLRHPPANNQRATALFISLGHHDALLRRVAPIFQRRAEILRDMLARHLPQARARNSPGASSFWVEGPPGLDARKLAAIALTHGVIIEPGDVFFSTDAPSPHFRMGYTAIAEERIEEGVKLLGQLIGQAMVR; via the coding sequence ATGGCAAGCGTAGGCAAGGCAAACACTTTCTGGAACCGGCTGCTGCAGCTTTCCTCCGATTCCGGCGTCAGCCTGCAGGCGCAGTTGCGCCAGCAGCTGGTGTCGGCCATTCTCGCCCGGCAGTTGCCGGAAGGCAGCGCCCTGCCGTCCAGCCGCGAGCTGGCGGCCACGCTGGGCATCGCCCGCAACACGGTGATCCTGGCTTTCCAGCAACTGGTCGAGGAGCGCTTCCTGGAGACCAGGCCACGGCGTGGCTACTTCGTGGTGGAACAGTTGCCCAGCGCCGCCCGGCCCGGCTCAGCGCCGGCCCCGGCCACGGGCGCGGCCAGCCCCGAGGACGCTGGCGAAGGCGGCCCGGACTGGGATGCGCGGCTGCCGGACATGACCGGCAAACGTGCGATCGTCAAGCCCAGCGAGTGGCAAAACTATCCCTACCCCTTCATCTACGGCCAGTTCGACCCCGCGCTGTTTCCCACCGCCGACTGGCGCGAATGCTCGCGCATGGCGCTGGCCGTGCTGGAGATCCGGGGCTGGGCGTCGGACCTGATCGACCGCGACGATCCACTGCTGATCGAGCAGTTGCAAAAGCACATCCTGCCGCGCCGGGGCGTGTGGGCCAACCCCGACGAGATCATGGTCACCATGGGCGCGCAAAATGCGCTCTACCTGCTGGCCGACCTGCTGATGCAAGGCACGCGGGTCGGGCTGGAAGAGCCGGGCTATAACGATGCGCGCCACATCTTCGGCATGCGCGCGCGCGAGGTGGTGCCGCTGGCGGTGGACGAGTCCGGCCTGTGCCCCGACGACGCGCTGGCCCAGTGCGACTACGCCTTCATCACGCCCAGCTACCAGTGCCCCACCACGGTCACCATGCCGCTGGAGCGGCGCGAGACGCTGCTGCGCGAAGCCCGCCGCCACGACGTGGTGCTGATCGAGGACGACTACGACACCGAGAACCCGGCGCTGACCCAGCCCATCCCCGCGCTGAAAAGCCTGGACCGCGATGGCCGCGTGATCTACGTGGGCAGCCTGTCCAAATCCTTCGTGCCCGGCATCCGCCTCGGCTACATCGTCGCGCCCGCCGCCGTGATCCGCCAGGCGCGCGCGCTGCGCCGCTTCATGCTGCGCCATCCGCCCGCCAACAACCAGCGCGCCACGGCGCTGTTCATCTCGCTGGGCCACCACGACGCGCTGCTGCGGCGCGTGGCGCCCATCTTCCAGCGCCGCGCCGAGATCCTGCGCGACATGCTGGCGCGCCACCTGCCGCAGGCGCGCGCGCGCAACTCGCCCGGCGCGTCATCGTTCTGGGTGGAAGGCCCGCCTGGGCTCGACGCCCGCAAGCTGGCCGCGATCGCGCTCACGCACGGCGTCATCATCGAGCCGGGGGATGTGTTCTTTTCTACCGATGCGCCGTCGCCGCACTTTCGCATGGGCTATACGGCCATTGCGGAAGAGCGGATCGAGGAAGGGGTGAAGCTGCTGGGGCAGTTGATCGGGCAGGCGATGGTGCGGTGA
- a CDS encoding NIPSNAP family protein, giving the protein MITCYLRYIVDPNKLKEFEHYGKLWIPLVEKFGGQHHGYFLPSEGANNVALALFSFPSLALYEVYRNQSFDDPECQAAFRYAQETQCIVSYERSFFRPVFE; this is encoded by the coding sequence ATGATCACCTGCTACCTGCGCTATATCGTCGACCCCAACAAGCTCAAGGAATTCGAGCACTACGGCAAGCTGTGGATTCCGCTGGTCGAGAAATTCGGCGGCCAGCACCATGGTTACTTCCTGCCGTCGGAAGGCGCCAACAACGTGGCGCTGGCCTTGTTCTCCTTCCCCAGCCTTGCGCTGTACGAGGTGTATCGCAACCAGTCCTTCGACGATCCGGAGTGCCAGGCGGCGTTCCGCTATGCGCAGGAAACGCAATGCATCGTCAGCTACGAGCGTAGTTTCTTCCGGCCGGTGTTCGAGTAG
- a CDS encoding cysteine hydrolase family protein, translating into MQTALIVIDVQRGLFDDAPRPGDADAVLGRINGLAARARAAGVPVVFVQHEQAGSALSFGSPGWELERTLVAAPDDHRVRKTTPDSFLHTELAALLDRLRAKHLVICGYATEFCVDTTVRRAAGLGYSITLAADAHTTHDKPHASAELIRRHHNATLPAITSFGRPIRALASEVIGFGGGAAGG; encoded by the coding sequence ATGCAAACCGCTCTGATCGTGATTGACGTACAACGTGGCCTGTTCGACGACGCGCCACGGCCGGGCGATGCCGATGCCGTGCTCGGCCGCATCAACGGCCTCGCGGCACGGGCGCGGGCAGCCGGCGTGCCGGTGGTGTTCGTGCAGCACGAGCAGGCTGGCAGCGCGCTGTCGTTCGGCTCGCCTGGCTGGGAGTTGGAGCGCACGCTGGTCGCCGCGCCCGACGACCACCGCGTGCGCAAGACCACGCCCGACTCCTTCCTGCATACCGAGCTCGCCGCGCTGCTGGACCGCCTGCGGGCGAAGCACCTGGTCATCTGCGGCTATGCCACCGAGTTCTGCGTGGACACCACCGTGCGCCGCGCCGCCGGGCTTGGCTACTCGATCACGCTCGCCGCCGACGCGCACACCACGCACGACAAGCCGCACGCCAGCGCCGAACTGATCCGGCGCCACCACAACGCCACGCTGCCGGCCATCACCAGCTTCGGCCGCCCGATCCGGGCGCTGGCGTCGGAAGTCATCGGGTTTGGCGGCGGCGCGGCGGGCGGCTAG
- a CDS encoding MFS transporter — MPLALYALTAGAFGIGVTEFIIMGLLLEVGADLGVSIAAAGLLISGYALGVVAGAPVMTVLTARWPRKTALLGLMVIFTIGNAACALAPNYALLMAARVLTALAHGTFFGVGSVVATGLVAPHKRASAIAVMFTGLTVASVLGVPFGTWLGQAYGWRASFWAVAAVGLLAVLVIALAVPGERAAPPAPDLRRDLRALMRRPVLLGLLTTVLGYAGVFAVFTYIAPILTQITGFADSAVSPILLVFGVGLVAGNLLGGKLADRHLQATVLGSMLALAVVLGLMSFVLHSKVLSVIFIGLLGVAAFATVAPLQMWVLERASGAGQSLASSFNIAAFNLGNAIGAWLGGVVITRGPGLGAVTWVAALVPVAAVAVALLAIRLDRGMPADGGVNLASPPLH; from the coding sequence ATGCCACTCGCTCTCTATGCCTTGACCGCCGGCGCCTTCGGCATCGGCGTCACAGAATTCATCATCATGGGCCTGCTGCTGGAGGTCGGGGCCGACCTCGGCGTCTCGATCGCGGCGGCGGGCTTGCTGATTTCCGGCTATGCGCTCGGCGTGGTGGCCGGCGCACCGGTCATGACCGTGCTGACCGCCCGCTGGCCGCGCAAGACGGCGCTGCTGGGCCTGATGGTGATCTTCACCATCGGCAACGCGGCCTGCGCGCTGGCGCCGAACTACGCGCTGCTGATGGCCGCGCGGGTGCTCACCGCGCTGGCGCATGGCACGTTCTTTGGCGTGGGCTCGGTGGTTGCCACCGGGCTGGTGGCGCCGCACAAGCGCGCCTCGGCCATTGCCGTGATGTTCACCGGGCTGACGGTGGCGAGTGTGCTCGGCGTGCCCTTCGGTACCTGGCTCGGCCAGGCCTACGGCTGGCGCGCCAGCTTCTGGGCGGTGGCCGCCGTTGGCTTGCTGGCGGTGCTGGTGATCGCCCTGGCCGTGCCGGGCGAGCGCGCGGCACCGCCAGCGCCCGACCTGCGCCGCGACCTGCGTGCGCTCATGCGCCGGCCGGTACTGCTGGGGCTGCTGACCACGGTGCTGGGCTATGCCGGCGTGTTTGCGGTGTTCACGTATATCGCGCCGATCCTGACGCAGATCACCGGCTTTGCCGACAGCGCCGTCTCGCCCATCCTGCTGGTCTTCGGCGTGGGCCTGGTGGCCGGCAACCTGCTTGGCGGCAAGCTGGCGGACCGCCATCTGCAGGCCACCGTGCTTGGCAGCATGCTGGCGCTGGCCGTGGTGCTCGGGCTGATGAGTTTTGTCCTGCACAGCAAGGTGCTGTCCGTGATCTTCATCGGCCTGCTGGGCGTGGCCGCCTTCGCAACCGTGGCGCCGCTGCAGATGTGGGTGCTGGAGCGTGCCAGCGGTGCAGGGCAGAGCCTGGCGTCGAGCTTCAATATCGCAGCCTTCAACCTGGGCAATGCCATTGGGGCGTGGCTGGGCGGGGTGGTCATCACGCGCGGGCCGGGGCTTGGCGCCGTGACCTGGGTGGCGGCACTGGTGCCGGTCGCGGCGGTGGCCGTGGCGCTGCTGGCCATCCGGCTTGATCGTGGGATGCCGGCGGATGGTGGCGTCAACCTGGCCTCGCCGCCGTTGCATTGA
- a CDS encoding LysR family transcriptional regulator, which translates to MSRLEVNRSGEMEVFVRVVELGGFSAAARALRMTPSAVSKLVARLEARLGARLVNRSTRRIELTAEGSAFYERAVRVLADLDDAERGAAASAAPHGRVRINANVPFGDHFLLPLVPEFLALYPDIQLDIVLTDQVIDLMEERTDVAIRAGELKSSRLVARKLGETRMMVVGAPAYLARCGTPRVPADLAGHNCLKLGYARAIEGWPMLEGGQATMVAPLGNAMTSNGDALRRIVVGGLGLARMAVFQVREDIAAGRLVPLLEAFNPGDLEAVHAVYLGQGRHLPARVRALLDFLAQRVEMGT; encoded by the coding sequence ATGTCCAGGCTCGAAGTCAACCGCTCCGGCGAGATGGAAGTGTTCGTGCGGGTGGTGGAGCTGGGTGGCTTCTCCGCCGCCGCGCGCGCCTTGCGCATGACGCCGTCGGCCGTGAGCAAGCTGGTGGCGCGGCTGGAGGCCCGGCTCGGCGCGCGGCTGGTCAACCGCTCCACGCGCCGCATCGAGCTCACGGCGGAAGGCAGTGCCTTCTACGAACGCGCCGTGCGCGTGCTGGCCGACCTGGACGATGCCGAGCGTGGCGCCGCCGCCAGCGCCGCGCCCCACGGCCGCGTGCGCATCAATGCCAACGTGCCGTTTGGCGACCACTTCCTGCTGCCGCTGGTGCCGGAGTTCCTGGCGCTCTATCCGGACATCCAGCTCGATATCGTGCTGACCGACCAGGTCATCGACCTGATGGAAGAGCGCACCGACGTGGCGATCCGCGCCGGCGAGCTCAAGAGCTCGCGACTGGTGGCCCGCAAGCTGGGCGAGACCCGCATGATGGTGGTGGGCGCGCCCGCCTACCTGGCGCGTTGCGGCACGCCCCGCGTGCCCGCCGACCTGGCCGGGCACAACTGCCTGAAGTTAGGCTACGCGCGCGCGATCGAAGGCTGGCCGATGCTCGAAGGCGGGCAAGCCACCATGGTGGCGCCGCTGGGCAATGCCATGACCAGCAATGGCGACGCGCTGCGGCGGATCGTGGTCGGCGGGCTGGGGCTGGCCAGGATGGCCGTGTTCCAGGTCCGCGAGGACATCGCCGCCGGGCGGCTGGTGCCGCTGCTCGAAGCGTTCAACCCCGGCGACCTGGAGGCGGTGCATGCGGTGTACCTGGGCCAGGGCCGCCACTTGCCGGCGCGGGTGCGGGCGCTGCTGGATTTCCTGGCGCAGCGGGTGGAGATGGGGACCTAG
- a CDS encoding adenylate/guanylate cyclase domain-containing protein codes for MRCTNCGYANLAGANFCEACGARLARICPQCGEEATSVARFCRACGVALLDSPSGSPVPSRPSVAAPVHYTPPHLAERILAEQAAMEARGGTAGERKTITALFADMAGSTALTQDLDPEETRRLIDPVVTLMMEAVHHYEGYVAKFLGDGILALFGAPIAHEDHALRALYAALRMQEAMRRHSDRLRLEQGIPLQIRIGIHTGEVVVRSIRKDDLHTDYDPVGHTIHIASRMEGIATPASILVSESTHKLTQGYFEFKALGTTHVKGVRDALAVYEVMGLGAMRTRLQVAAHRGLARFVGRQAELERLHAALALAEAGRGQVVAVVGEAGVGKSRLFHEFKARSQAGCLALETFSVSHGKAFAYLPLIELLKNYFQITAQDSDRSCREKVTGRLLTLERSLERHLPYLLYLLGNIEPGSALPTMDASIRRQRTFEAIACLLVRESQNQPLEVIFEDLQWLDSETEAFLNLLVDHVPGARIILLVNYRPEYSHDWGPKDNYTQLSLQPLGPDEAQGLLTALLGDDRSLVPLKRLILDKTEGNPFFMEEVVQTLVEETALLGQPGCYRIEKAPALLHIPTTVQGVLAARIDRLPLAQKELLQTLAVIGKEFPLSLILHVTSLAEDKLRPLLADLQAADFIYERPAFPEVEYAFKHALTQEVAGNSLLTERRGALHESTAQAIEALFHGRLKDYCSDLAHHYSHSGNIPKAVAYLHCAGQQALQRSAQAEAIRHLSTAIELLKRMPDNPERTRQELTLRLTLGPALMASRGQASPDVEANYKRALALCEQQKQTPYAFSAQLGLWAFYQLRAQYEIAYPLGERLLGLALETQKPKQLAEAHRAIGATVFRLGKLDMARKHVEQVLALQRPDPPVYDFLMGYGRDPAVHATSTLGWILWYLGMPDQARTRSHEALAMARTRPDAFNLALCLVFAAEVHLCRREVQLTREYAEAAMSVSGEQGFPIYLAWGTVLLGWALAEQGNHAQGIAQIQRGIAAYHETGAALGQPNLLALLAHAYGEAGQIQAGLDALAEAQALAEATGERLDEATLYRLKGELILRQSSQAPFPPTGSDEAQACFQKAIAVARDQGARSLELQGALSLAGLWRQQGKLIAARDALAAIHGSVSEGADTADWQQAQTLLDDLTRQIGTTPVPSPE; via the coding sequence ATGCGCTGCACGAATTGCGGCTACGCGAACCTCGCAGGCGCCAACTTCTGCGAGGCGTGCGGGGCGCGGCTTGCGCGCATTTGCCCGCAGTGCGGCGAGGAGGCCACCTCCGTTGCCAGGTTCTGCCGTGCCTGCGGCGTTGCGCTCCTTGATTCCCCGTCAGGATCGCCCGTGCCTTCCAGGCCGTCGGTCGCGGCCCCTGTCCACTACACGCCACCCCACCTGGCCGAGCGCATCCTGGCCGAGCAGGCGGCAATGGAGGCCCGGGGCGGGACGGCAGGCGAGCGCAAGACCATCACGGCTCTGTTCGCCGATATGGCGGGCTCGACGGCCCTGACCCAGGACCTGGACCCGGAGGAAACGCGCCGCCTCATCGACCCCGTCGTGACGCTGATGATGGAGGCAGTGCACCACTACGAAGGCTACGTGGCCAAGTTCCTGGGCGACGGCATCCTGGCGCTGTTCGGCGCGCCCATTGCCCACGAGGACCATGCCCTGCGGGCCCTGTACGCAGCCCTGCGCATGCAGGAAGCGATGCGACGGCACAGTGACCGGCTCCGCCTGGAGCAAGGCATACCGCTTCAGATCCGGATCGGCATCCACACGGGCGAGGTCGTGGTGCGCTCGATTCGCAAGGATGACTTGCACACGGACTACGATCCGGTCGGGCACACGATCCACATCGCCTCGCGCATGGAAGGTATCGCTACACCGGCGTCCATTCTCGTGAGCGAATCCACCCATAAGCTCACGCAGGGGTATTTCGAGTTCAAGGCCCTGGGCACCACACATGTCAAAGGCGTCCGGGACGCGCTGGCGGTCTATGAGGTGATGGGCCTCGGGGCAATGCGCACGCGCCTGCAAGTCGCGGCACACCGCGGCCTGGCCAGGTTCGTGGGCCGCCAGGCCGAATTGGAACGGTTGCACGCCGCGCTGGCGCTGGCCGAGGCGGGCCGAGGGCAGGTCGTTGCCGTGGTTGGCGAGGCCGGGGTCGGAAAATCCCGGCTGTTCCACGAGTTCAAGGCGCGATCGCAGGCAGGCTGCCTGGCGCTGGAAACCTTCTCGGTTTCGCACGGCAAGGCCTTCGCCTATTTACCGTTGATCGAGCTGTTGAAAAACTACTTTCAGATCACCGCGCAGGACAGCGACCGAAGCTGCCGCGAGAAGGTGACCGGCAGGCTGCTCACGCTGGAGCGTTCCCTGGAACGTCACCTGCCCTACTTGCTCTATCTGCTCGGGAACATCGAACCCGGCTCGGCACTGCCGACCATGGACGCGTCGATCCGACGTCAGCGCACCTTCGAAGCGATTGCTTGCCTGCTGGTGCGCGAGAGCCAGAACCAGCCGCTCGAGGTCATCTTCGAGGATCTGCAATGGCTGGACAGCGAAACCGAGGCCTTCCTCAATCTGCTTGTCGACCATGTGCCGGGGGCCAGGATCATCCTGCTTGTCAATTACCGCCCGGAGTATTCCCATGACTGGGGCCCCAAGGACAACTACACCCAGCTGAGCCTGCAGCCATTGGGCCCGGACGAAGCGCAGGGACTGCTCACCGCGCTGCTCGGCGACGATCGCAGCCTGGTGCCCCTGAAGCGACTCATCCTGGACAAGACCGAAGGCAATCCGTTTTTCATGGAGGAAGTGGTCCAGACCCTGGTCGAGGAGACCGCCTTGCTCGGCCAGCCCGGCTGCTACCGCATCGAGAAGGCGCCCGCCTTGCTGCACATCCCCACCACCGTCCAAGGCGTGCTCGCGGCCCGTATCGACCGGCTCCCGCTTGCCCAGAAGGAACTGCTGCAGACCCTGGCCGTGATCGGCAAGGAGTTTCCATTGAGTCTCATCCTGCATGTCACCAGCCTGGCCGAAGACAAGCTGCGCCCGCTACTGGCTGACCTGCAGGCGGCGGATTTCATTTACGAGCGGCCCGCCTTCCCCGAAGTCGAGTACGCCTTCAAGCACGCCCTGACGCAGGAGGTTGCCGGCAATTCGCTGCTTACCGAGCGGCGCGGCGCGCTGCATGAGAGCACGGCCCAGGCCATCGAGGCCCTCTTCCATGGCCGGCTGAAAGACTACTGCAGCGATCTCGCGCACCACTACAGCCATAGCGGCAATATCCCGAAGGCGGTCGCATACCTCCACTGTGCCGGCCAGCAGGCCCTGCAGCGTTCGGCCCAGGCTGAAGCGATCCGGCATCTGAGCACCGCCATCGAGCTGCTCAAGCGGATGCCGGACAACCCCGAGCGCACACGCCAGGAACTCACGCTGCGCCTCACCCTCGGCCCGGCCCTGATGGCCTCTCGCGGTCAGGCCTCCCCGGATGTGGAGGCAAACTACAAGCGCGCGCTGGCCTTGTGCGAACAGCAGAAGCAAACACCATACGCCTTCTCGGCTCAGCTCGGACTGTGGGCGTTCTATCAACTGCGTGCGCAGTACGAGATCGCATACCCCCTTGGGGAACGGCTGCTCGGCCTTGCCCTGGAAACGCAGAAGCCCAAACAACTTGCCGAGGCGCATCGCGCGATCGGCGCCACGGTTTTCCGCCTTGGCAAGCTGGACATGGCCCGCAAGCATGTAGAGCAAGTGCTGGCATTGCAACGCCCGGACCCGCCGGTGTATGACTTTCTCATGGGATACGGACGGGATCCGGCCGTCCATGCCACCAGCACATTAGGCTGGATCCTGTGGTACCTCGGCATGCCGGATCAGGCCCGCACGCGCAGCCACGAGGCCTTGGCGATGGCCAGGACACGTCCGGACGCCTTTAACCTCGCACTTTGCCTTGTCTTTGCGGCTGAAGTGCACCTGTGCCGCAGGGAGGTGCAACTGACCCGCGAGTATGCCGAGGCCGCCATGTCGGTCTCGGGCGAGCAGGGCTTCCCGATCTATCTGGCGTGGGGAACCGTCCTGCTGGGCTGGGCGCTGGCCGAACAGGGCAATCATGCGCAGGGGATAGCCCAGATCCAGCGGGGCATTGCCGCCTATCACGAGACCGGCGCAGCGCTGGGACAGCCAAATCTCCTGGCCCTGCTCGCGCACGCCTACGGAGAGGCGGGGCAAATCCAGGCCGGGCTGGACGCGCTGGCCGAGGCGCAAGCCTTGGCGGAGGCGACGGGAGAGCGGCTTGACGAAGCGACGCTGTATCGCCTCAAGGGAGAACTGATACTCCGGCAGTCAAGCCAGGCGCCCTTCCCGCCCACCGGCAGCGATGAAGCCCAAGCGTGCTTCCAGAAAGCGATCGCGGTCGCCCGCGACCAGGGTGCCAGGTCACTGGAACTGCAGGGCGCGCTGAGCCTGGCCGGCCTGTGGCGCCAACAAGGAAAGCTGATCGCGGCGCGCGATGCGCTGGCGGCGATCCATGGCAGCGTCAGCGAGGGCGCCGATACCGCGGACTGGCAACAGGCCCAAACCCTGCTGGATGATCTGACGCGGCAAATTGGCACGACCCCGGTGCCTTCTCCCGAATGA